From a single Miscanthus floridulus cultivar M001 chromosome 8, ASM1932011v1, whole genome shotgun sequence genomic region:
- the LOC136475681 gene encoding pathogenesis-related homeodomain protein-like, which translates to MHSSENKLVCSNSGRSSKGNETSMELVPVPKRPTRHDASRQCKSDSPLKRSPRKVRNATLAKNIKNKYHCSPLKQRRGSDSVAGKIVTGLTARRRKKRKMQNTDEATRLERRARYFLIKIKLEQNLLDAYSGDGWNGQSREKIKPEKELQRARKQIIKCKIAIRDIIRQLGLYTSTGSVDDPAMPPDHSTNPKHTMCSTCKSHESFLSNKFIFCEGPCKRAYHEKCLEPPLNKSVLPTSSHGWLCKFCLCKMKILETINAHLGTSFTVKCPFEDIFKEATEQIDSEDALDEDWLSEYSGDEDYDPDENEDSGNCMDSGEEIMSDDSNGSGSPLYSPNDDIPDFISADLNDVEGFCHTNLDLGIDAVEDDLAQILTYQRSRSDVDYRRLNEEMFGKIIGNEEQSEDEDWGHERRQKRTRSGGAGDNSVGFSNVISDEKSQKKGRKLFRIPPAAVEVLRRAFAENELPPRDVKENLSRELGISFEKIDKWFKNTRCAALRDRKAEGKSHNTAPSKSSRNKGKAGISGKAERNDHVTGPCNNSRTNEEKSGILSGKVDPADNSCLVPLSEIINVHTRLQQNLEMRMMESTSSPVWLHNKGGCLFRTGQAKESTLPTSKPCLQSEISHPTTNEASTLAQAASWMDAGACAEVQEATPWVDTGASDYQPFLDVIDEMCGLECRLQRLKENMLSSGIDGRTARESDMGNQAVVLVPTAELKEKAPHGSFLGHYCP; encoded by the exons ATGCATTCTTCGGAAAATAAACTGGTATGCTCCAACTCGGGAAGATCATCAAAAGGGAATGAGACCTCTATGGAGTTGGTTCCTGTACCAAAAAGACCAACTAGACATGATGCTTCCCGCCAATGCAAATCTGATTCTCCTTTGAAGCGATCACCAAGGAAAGTTAGAAATGCTACTCTGGCAAAAAACATAAAGAATAAATATCATTGTAGTCCCCTCAAACAGCGGAGGGGTTCAGATTCTGTTGCTGGGAAAATTGTGACAGGACTAACCGCGcggaggaggaagaaaagaaaaatgcaaaatacAGACGAGGCAACTCGCTTGGAACGAAGAGCGAGATATTTTCTAATCAAGATAAAATTGGAGCAGAATTTGCTAGATGCTTACTCTGGAGATGGATGGAATGGGCAAAG CCGGGAGAAAATAAAGCCAGAGAAGGAACTGCAGCGTGCCAGGAAACAAATCATAAAATGTAAAATTGCTATACGTGATATCATTCGCCAACTTGGTTTGTATACTTCTACTGGAAGTGTTGATGACCCAGCAATGCCTCCAGATCACTCTACCAATCCCAAACAT ACCATGTGCTCAACATGCAAGTCTCATGAATCATTTCTCAGCAATAAATTTATCTTTTGCGAAGGGCCCTGCAAAAGGGCATATCATGAGAAATGTTTGGAACCTCCCTTGAACAAAAGCG TACTTCCAACAAGTAGCCATGGATGGCTTTGCAAATTCTGTTTGTGCAAGATGAAAATTTTAGAAACTATTAATGCACATCTAGGAACAAGTTTTACAGTGAAGTGCCCCTTTGAA GatatattcaaggaagcaacggaACAAATAGACTCCGAGGATGCACTAGATGAAGATTGGCTTTCTGAGTATTCAGGTGATGAGGactatgatcctgatgaaaatgAGGACAGCGGCAACTGTATGGACAGCGGGGAGGAAATTATGTCTGATGATTCCAATGGTTCAGGAAGCCCCCTTTATTCTCCAAATGACGATATTCCCGACTTCATATCAGCAGACTTAAATGACGTGGAAGGGTTTTGTCACACCAATTTAGACTTAGGCATTGATGCCGTTGAAGATGATTTGGCACAGATCCTTACCTACCAAAGGTCAAGAAGCGATGTTGATTATAGAAGGCTTAATGAG GAAATGTTTGGAAAAATAATCGGAAATGAAGAACAGAGTGAGGATGAAGATTGGGGCCATGAAAGGAGACAGAAGAGGACACGTTCAGGTGGCGCTGGGGATAATTCTGTGGGTTTCTCAAATGTTATATCTGATGAAAAGAGCCAAAAGAAGGGGAGAAAACTTTTCAGGATTCCTCCTGCAGCTGTCGAG GTACTTCGCAGAGCTTTTGCTGAAAATGAGCTTCCACCCCGTGATGTTAAAGAAAATCTCTCAAGAGAGTTGGGAATTTCTTTTGAAAAG ATTGATAAATGGTTCAAAAATACACGGTGTGCTGCTCTCAGAGATCGTAAG GCTGAAGGGAAGAGTCATAATACGGCTCCCAGCAAAAGCTCAAGAAATAAAGGAAAAGCTGGAATCTCAGGCAAG GCTGAAAGAAATGATCATGTTACTGGTCCCTGCAATAACTCGAGAACAAATGAAGAAAAATCTGGTATATTATCAGGGAAGGTTGATCCAGCAGACAACTCTTGCTTGGTTCCCTTGTCTGAAATCATCAATGTGCATACACGATTGCAACAAAATCTTGAGATGAGGATGATGGAATCAACTAGCAGTCCTGTGTGGCTGCACAATAAAGGAGGTTGCTTGTTTCGAACAGGCCAAGCCAAG GAGAGTACATTACCTACAAGCAAGCCTTGTTTGCAGTCAGAAATAAGCCATCCAACAACTAATGAAGCGAGTACTTTAGCGCAAGCTGCTTCTTGGATGGATGCTGGGGCGTGCGCTGAGGTGCAAGAAGCCACTCCTTGGGTGGATACTGGGGCCTCAGATTACCAGCCTTTCCTGGACGTGATCGATGAGATGTGCGGACTTGAGTGCAGGCTGCAGAGGCTGAAGGAGAACATGCTCTCATCTGGGATAGATGGAAGAACCGCTAGAGAGAGTGACATGGGAAACCAGGCTGTGGTGCTTGTGCCGACCGCCGAGCTCAAGGAAAAAGCGCCGCATGGCAGTTTTTTGGGGCATTATTGCCCATAG